A portion of the Pseudoxanthomonas sp. JBR18 genome contains these proteins:
- a CDS encoding ComEA family DNA-binding protein: MKSVSILIKSLLLSLLLATAAQAADRVNINTADAATLDAVLVNVGTSKAQAIVDYRKTNGPFKSAEELAMVKGIGLKTVEKNRDRIEVGRSAAAPKRPAAAATAAPAKPVARR; this comes from the coding sequence GCTGTTGCTGTCCCTGCTGCTGGCCACCGCCGCGCAGGCAGCCGACCGCGTCAATATCAATACCGCCGATGCGGCCACGCTGGATGCCGTCCTGGTCAACGTCGGCACGAGCAAGGCGCAGGCCATCGTCGATTACCGCAAGACCAACGGCCCGTTCAAGAGCGCCGAGGAACTGGCCATGGTCAAGGGCATCGGTCTGAAGACCGTGGAAAAGAACCGTGATCGCATTGAAGTGGGTCGTTCGGCCGCGGCGCCCAAGCGTCCGGCCGCTGCTGCCACGGCAGCCCCGGCCAAGCCGGTGGCGCGCCGCTGA